The proteins below are encoded in one region of Silene latifolia isolate original U9 population chromosome 2, ASM4854445v1, whole genome shotgun sequence:
- the LOC141637868 gene encoding uncharacterized protein LOC141637868: MNVTIPFLDMITEIPSYGKFLKDLVTLKKKSGEVQTINLSKECSSILTHTNKLPNKLEDPGSFSIPCSIQRVAIKRALCDLGASVSLMPHSILKRLDLRDLKPTRVSLQLADRSVKFPIGVIEDVPLVVGKLIIPCDFFVMDMPEDSHVPIILGRPCLGTGGAMIDVKSEKLSLQVGNEKIEFELNNSMKSPPMGNSCCRVDMVEDNLDEPNLGPSFLDPLEAYPTNEKRKRRVEA; this comes from the coding sequence ATGAATGTCACGATTCCTTTCCTTGATATGATTACTGAAATTCCATCATATGGGAAATTTCTTAAGGATCTTGTCACTTTGAAGAAGAAGAGTGGAGAGGTGCAAACCATCAACCTCTCCAAGGAATGTAGTTCTATTCTTACTCAcaccaacaagcttccaaataagCTAGAAGATCCGGGTAGCTTCTCAATTCCATGTTCTATCCAAAGAGTGGCTATAAAAAGAGCATTGTGTGACTTGGGGGCTAGTGTGAGCCTCATGCCACATTCAATATTAAAGAGGCTTGATTTGAGAGATTTGAAGCCAACTAGAGTTTCACTTCAACTAGCCGATCGATCGGTTAAATTTCCCATTGGTGTGATTGAAGATGTACCCTTGGTTGTTGGGAAGCTAATCATACCATGTGATTTCTTTGTCATGGACATGCCCGAAGATAGCCATGTGCCAATCATTTTAGGAAGGCCTTGCTTGGGCACGGGAGGTGCTATGATAGATGTTAAGAGTGAAAAACTCTCACTCCAAGTGGGTAATGAGAAGATTGAGTTTGAACTCAACAATTCCATGAAGTCTCCTCCTATGGGCAACTCTTGTTGTAGGGTGGATATGGTGGAAGATAACTTGGATGAACCTAATTTAGGGCCTTCATTTTTGGATCCATTAGAAGCTTACCCAACAAAtgaaaaaaggaaaagaagagTTGAAGCTTGA